The window CGCCCCAAGTCCTTGTGTATGACATAACATCTGTCTCGAAGGGAAAGAATCCTCAGCTCATTCAAAGTtttgacatcttcaaagcTGTCGGGTCGTTCCCCGACATTATGGGCTTGGCTATATACGCACCACAGGATGAGTAGCCGTGGCTACTGTGTTGGGCCTCTTTAGAATTGAACGGCATAAAGACGCTTCGGACCTTAATTTCACTCAACGGaatatagtttataattCTTTATACCAACTATTTAAAGAAAACGGTATTTAGTTTACATAGGTATTATTGGAATACATTCAAGTTTCCTTATAACCGTCTAACATGATAAGCCAAGCATAATTAGTACGTTCTGCAATGTCTGGTATAGCTACCGCCAACTCTCTAATGAAGGGTTATGCATGTGAGAGCAGTGTGAGGGCCGGCGCAATGCTTTGGATTGCACAAGATTCCTAGTCGGACCTGTTGTGAAAAGTTCAGCTTGCTTTTCGTAGGTTGATTTTGATATTCGTCAATGTGAGCCAACCTGAAGGTGTCTAGCCGAAAAAAAGATTCCTGATTGTTGCTTGTAAATTGCAATTGTACTTAATATGGGCTCTATTGCGGAATACCACGGGACATTTGAACACGATACTAGGCCAAGAACACAAAGAAGAATGCAAAATGGTTAGAACCTTCCTACCAGAAGTCCCTGAAAAAGACTTCCAGATGGACATCACCACTCTCACCTATTTACTAGGCCCTGACTGATACAAACACTTCCAGACACTAGTGGGGGACACCAACCCTACGACTCTGCCCCCCCAAGATTTAGATTGATGtaaaatttcttttattttgcGAACGCGGACTTTGAACATACGGCTCCTACCGTCCTATTGCCTAGACGGGATTCAAGTAACTCGCTTACTCTGGTGGATGTCGATAGTAACAAACATAACATACGCTTcaactactaggtagtgaATAAATTCTCCTATTTGTAAATATAGTATTATGATTATGCTTGCGCTTGGCCGAGCTCGGTGGTGGCCCCTTCCGGATCATAAGCCTCCACCTCAATCTCAATGTGCATTGTGGGTAGCCCCAGCTCTTTTACTCCTAGCTCGGTCCAGGTCGGGTGATGGCCTGGCATGTGCTTGCGATAGTTGGCAACAATCAGGTCGTGGGTAGCTTTAATATCGGTGCTGTAGGTTACCACACGATATACCTGGGACCAGCCCTTTCCGCCAGCGTGCTTCA of the Trichoderma breve strain T069 chromosome 4, whole genome shotgun sequence genome contains:
- a CDS encoding endoribonuclease l-PSP domain-containing protein, encoding MSTGDGCKHYSYPGMGEWAQKTMAYSQAIRVENRIVCSGQGGWDRVSGDISPEIQEEVSQAFANVEANLKHAGGKGWSQVYRVVTYSTDIKATHDLIVANYRKHMPGHHPTWTELGVKELGLPTMHIEIEVEAYDPEGATTELGQAQA